TTAGGTGGAAAGAATGCCATCTGGGTAATCGTGGATAGACTTACCAAGTCAGCCCATTTTCTAGCTATTAAGAAGACGGACAGAGCTGATCAGTTAGCACAGACTTACATCAGCGAGATTGTGAGATTGCATGGAGTTCCTGTCAGCATTGTATCAGATCGAGATACAAAGTTTACGTCCCAATTTTGGAGAGCCTTCCAGAAGGCGCTTGGGACGAAAGTGCATATGAGTACGGCTTATCACCCGCAGACAGACGGTCAGTCAGAGAGGACGATTCAGACTTTGGAGGATATGCTTAGAGCTTGTGTTTTGGATTGGGAAGGAAGTTGGGCAAAGTACCTACCCCTAACAGAGTTCGCCTACAATAATAGTTATCACTCGAGCATTAAGATGGCACCATATGAGGCTCTTTATGGTAGGCCTTGTCGCACACCGCTTTGTTGGACCGAAGTGGGGGAGCGACGTGAGATAGAACCTGCAATGGTTCAAGAGACAGTTGAGCAGGTTGAGATGCTTAAGATGCGGCTTAGGGAAGCCCATGACCGTcagaagagttatgcagataAGCGGCGTAAAGATTTGGAGTTCCAGGTTGGCGACCTGGTATACCTGAAAATGAGGACATTTCAGGGAGGATCTAAGACTCGGAAGCTGAAGAAGCTTAAACCGAGATATATGGGACCATATCCCATTTTGGAGCGAATTGGAGCAGTTGCTTACCGATTGGATTTATCCGAAGAGTTATCAGATTTCCATGACgtgtttcatgtttctgttttgaggAAAGTCGTGAGAGAACCGGAGCTCATTTTGCAGCAGCCGCCCAGTGACCTTGGTAGGAATTTGCGTGCGCCGTGTCAGCCAGTAGAGCTATTGGATCGCCAAGTGAGAGCAGATGATGGTATGATGACTATGTTGGTCAAAGTTCGTTGGGAGAGAGATGGTATTCAGGAGGAGACTTGGGAGTCCGAGCCCCAGATGAGGATTGATTATCCGGAGCTTTTCCGGGTTGACATTGGGCATGACAGCTTATGAattgaattcggggacgaattccttGTAAGTAggggagaattgtaatgacCCACCATCTCCACTATCCCCACCATCTTCACCAtccccaccatctccaccatctccattatctccaccatctccaacttctttaaagagagagagagagagagagagagagaaagagagagagagaaagagagagagaaagagagagaaagctcacctgagctcgtcgccggagcaaCCGTGTGCCGTGATCACGTTCAGCTTGTCACCACCATCATCCGCAACCAAAGGTAATTGAAAACCGCCATGTTTTTGAGTTAAGTTTCGGCCGTTTTAGTAAATCGACCATAACTTCTTAACCATTGCGAATCTCGTGCATCCAAggccatcatcgtgttcctctcgtcgatacgaagccgtagacaccaaccacgcctcaaacggagcccggacgaagccgTACGCGCCTCCAGAAAACCGCCCTTCGCGCGCGCGTGAAACgcacgcgccgccgccggaaATCGTCGCCACCGCAGCTccgccgccggaccaccgtccgccgccgcagctccgccgtcgccgccggccaactttccggtaagccgccgcagctccgccgtcgccgccggtgaccgacaccggtgactcaCCGGCGACTCggtcaactcggccgagtcaactcagtgagtcaactcggttgactcggttaaccgatcggttagccggtttaaattgatttcaattcggttaggttaaaccggtcggttaaaatcaattggaaatcggttaggataaaccggattaattaattaattaattaattaattaattaattaaataattgatctttgaccagcgggttgacttttccgtaaatacccgttttaaaccgttcgaaaggcgttctgactcgaaatttcgatctgatttcagatttggagtccatttgagcagctggagttcatatataccacttctcttcattgctaaggtgagggctactccgttaaatcccgagctagtttagtactaccattatggaaagtttagtttcgaaacatggatCCGTCTCTttgaatcgagtctgtttgagagtcttggtTGTTCGttattgatattgattgttaaaccggaaatatgataatagaggattcaacggttgattgaaatgattgctgctaaaaattgttaattatatatatgtatatatgttagtCCATGTGTTGAGATTGCGGGGTGCATAGGTATCTGCACTAGGCCGCGGAATTTGCGGggtacagagacgtttgtactaggCCGTGTGATTGCGGGGGCACATGACGTCTGTGCTAGCTACGCCTTGTTTGAGAGATCGCGGGGTACGGAGATATCTGTACTAGGCCGTGTGTTTAGCGgggtacaaagacgtttgtactaGGCTGCATTGTTTGAGATTGCGGGGTGCAGAGATTTCTGCACTAGGCCGTGGATTTGCGGAGGGTACAGAGTGGACTACTGTACTTACGACGCTTGTAgaattatatttatagatatatatccTTATGAAGGAAATGCGGTATGATATCATCGCATTGGTTGTAGCATGTCTAGTCCTCTAGACATATGTTGATTGTTTTGTGTGGTGTAATCGAcaccgtgtttgtttcatgctagagctaggcctacattttagtagtgctatgaactgagtcagtggtttgcggattagcatcccatacctcactgggcgattcccctgtcgctcacccctccttctttccccctttcaggtgagaccgacgagcagaAGTGATTATACCGGACCGGTGCTTTTGGGCTTTTACtactattgggcttttgggcatCTATCTTTTTATCGCTTTTATCGTTATCGGGCCTCTAGGCCTTTGGgcttttatcgtttatgttatttCGTATTTCGGACTCTCGGTTTATGTCGTACTTtatgtttcagattttattttatattatggaatTCAAGCGTGGATGTggactttcaaatatttatatatggacaTTTCAGATATTTGTACTTATcgaattatttttactatttcgaaagtgacgggtgtcacattttggtatcagagctatttacttatcgtaacattttattatgtaaatcggggtgtcacattttggtatcagagcgggttccgtcccggctccgacccgggatggcgattttGGAGAccttggtttattcggtttaaacGATTTTAgacgatttcaaaatattttcgggGATTTGGGaactttgaaaataaaaataaatagcaccTTTCCGTTCGGTATCACTCCTTCTTAAATGTTGGTAACCACAGATCGGCATAAGTTAACTTTTTCGCTTTTCCTTCAGATGGCGCCCAGGAAGAGAGTTGTTCGTACTCAGACTCCCAGAGTTGCTAGAGAGGCTGAGGATGAGCATGTCCAGCCCGCAGTTCCGCAGCAGGCGGCTCCGCCTATTGATCAGGATGCTTTGAGACAGATGGTTCAGGATGCGGCTAGGCAGGCTGCACAGGAGACAGTCCAGCAAGCTGCCCAGGAGGCTGCCCGAATAGCTGCTCAGGAGGTTGCCAGACAGATGGCTGCAGTACAGCAGGGTCCGCAGATTCGCATGCAGCAGGCTCCACCAGTTCAGGTTCAGCATTATCATCAGGTTCCACATCAGCCGGCTCCAGTCCAGCAGTACCCTCAGGTTCCTGTTCAGCCGGTTCCAGGAGTTTTTCAGGTTCCACCACCGCCACCTGCATTCCCAGTTCAGGTGCCCGAGGTTGATGAGACATTTATCAGGGTGTTGGGACAGATGAAGTATGTGAGTTTGGAGCATTTCACTGGAACGACGGAACCTACAGTTGCTCACGATTGGAAGCACAATTTGGATAAGTGTTTGAAGACCATCTCGTGCCCACCAAGGCTCAAGCTAAACATCGCTGAGTTGTATTTGCGCGGAGATGCATCAATCTGGTGGGATGGAGTGAGATTGATGCACCGTGGCGAGCtgacatatgatgattttcttTACGCGTTCAACAAGAAGTATTTTCCGAGGGAAGCTTTGCATGAGAAGAAGAATGATTTCGAGCATTTGAGGCAGGGTGCAAAGTCTGTCAGGGAGTATGAGCGGGAGTTTAACCAGCTCCGCAGATTTGTGGGTAACAACATAGATGAAGAGGATCTGATCAGGAGGTTCTTAGATGGGATGCGAGTAGAGCTTCGTGGTAGGTGCAGTGTGGTTACCTACACCAGTTTGGAGGATCTGGTAGAGAAGGCGGCTGTGCAGGAGAAATGTATGGGTGAGGAGCAGAAGTTCTCCAAAGCAGTTCAGCCTAAGGCAGGAGGGGCTTCGGGGTCGCAGAAGAGGCCTTGGGAGCAGACTGTAGCACCCCGTTGTGGGCGTTGTCGTCGCCAGCATTTTGGAGAGTGTCTCCAGTGCTTTAACTGTGGTCTGGTTGGGCATATCTCGAAGAATTGTAGGAAGCCGCCACGTACTCAGGTTGCAGCGCCAGCAGCAGCAGTAGCACCAGCAGTGGCAGCGAGGAACTGTTACGGCTGCAACCAGCCGGGTCACATCTACAGAGATTGTCCGAGGAGAGGCAATGCAGCGCTTCCACCACCACCGAAGCGTCCAGCCATCGCTCCACGGGTCTTTACAGTTGGAGATCCCCAAGGAGTTGAACCGATAGCGGGTATGTGACTTTTTCATACTTGTTGTGTTTGAGTATTTTGGTTTGTGGTTGTCATGTGTAGTTAGCAAAATCTCGTGTAGGATCGGTTTCGGTTGG
This Brassica napus cultivar Da-Ae chromosome C6, Da-Ae, whole genome shotgun sequence DNA region includes the following protein-coding sequences:
- the LOC125588477 gene encoding uncharacterized protein LOC125588477, with the translated sequence MAPYEALYGRPCRTPLCWTEVGERREIEPAMVQETVEQVEMLKMRLREAHDRQKSYADKRRKDLEFQVGDLVYLKMRTFQGGSKTRKLKKLKPRYMGPYPILERIGAVAYRLDLSEELSDFHDVFHVSVLRKVVREPELILQQPPSDLGRNLRAPCQPVELLDRQVRADDGMMTMLVKVRWERDGIQEETWESEPQMRIDYPELFRVDIGHDSL